One window from the genome of Enterobacter asburiae encodes:
- the phnN gene encoding ribose 1,5-bisphosphokinase, whose amino-acid sequence MMGRLIWLMGPSGSGKDSLLSALRQREHPQLLVAHRYITRAANAGSENHIALSEQEFFTRAGQNLLALSWHANGFYYGVGIEIDLWLHAGFDVLVNGSRAHLPQARARYEAALLPVCLQVSPDVLRSRLQSRGRESAREIDQRLERAARYAPSDCHILNNDGSLLQSVDTFLSLIRQKEKQHA is encoded by the coding sequence CTGATGGGAAGGCTCATCTGGTTAATGGGGCCCTCCGGCTCCGGTAAAGACAGCCTGCTGTCCGCCTTGCGGCAGCGGGAACATCCGCAGCTGCTGGTTGCGCACCGCTATATTACTCGCGCGGCCAATGCCGGGAGTGAAAACCATATTGCCCTGAGCGAGCAGGAGTTTTTTACCCGCGCCGGGCAAAACCTGCTGGCGCTGAGCTGGCACGCCAACGGCTTTTATTACGGTGTCGGCATTGAGATCGACCTCTGGCTGCACGCGGGTTTTGACGTGCTGGTTAACGGCTCGCGTGCGCATCTGCCACAAGCGCGCGCCCGCTATGAGGCGGCCCTGCTGCCGGTCTGCCTGCAGGTTTCGCCGGACGTCCTGCGCAGCAGGTTGCAGAGTCGGGGGCGTGAATCAGCCCGTGAGATCGATCAGCGGCTTGAGCGTGCGGCCCGCTATGCCCCGTCCGACTGCCACATCCTCAATAACGACGGAAGTTTGCTACAGTCAGTCGATACCTTTTTATCGCTTATCCGCCAGAAGGAGAAACAGCATGCCTGA
- the phnO gene encoding aminoalkylphosphonate N-acetyltransferase, with product MPDCQLRPATADDAQIVYALICELKQAEFDHQAFHAGFLANLQDHNMRYQLAEREGQVIGMIGLHMQFHLHHARWIGEIQELVVMPQARGLKVGSQLLAWAEEVARQAGAELTELSTSVKRTDAHRFYVREGYTQSHFRFTKPL from the coding sequence ATGCCTGACTGCCAGCTTCGCCCCGCTACTGCCGACGATGCGCAGATTGTCTATGCCCTGATCTGCGAACTGAAGCAGGCAGAGTTCGACCATCAGGCGTTCCACGCCGGGTTTCTTGCCAATCTGCAGGATCACAACATGCGCTACCAGCTTGCGGAGAGAGAGGGACAGGTCATCGGCATGATCGGTCTGCACATGCAGTTTCACCTCCATCACGCGCGCTGGATCGGCGAGATCCAGGAGCTGGTCGTGATGCCGCAGGCGCGTGGGTTAAAGGTGGGAAGTCAGCTGCTGGCCTGGGCGGAAGAGGTGGCACGACAGGCCGGCGCGGAGCTGACCGAGCTTTCCACCAGCGTGAAGCGCACTGACGCGCACCGTTTTTACGTTCGTGAAGGATACACGCAGAGCCATTTCCGATTCACCAAACCGCTATAG
- the phnP gene encoding phosphonate metabolism protein PhnP, whose amino-acid sequence MSLTITLTGTGGAQLVPVFGCDCAACRRARLQDNYRRRPCSAVVKFNDAVTLLDAGIPHLMDDWPAGSFQQFLLTHYHMDHVQGLFPLRWGVGATIPVYGPPDEAGCDDLFKHPGILDFSHTVEPFVMFELQGMRVTPLPLNHSKLTFGYLLESAQSRVAWLSDTAGLPEKTVKFLLNNQPQAMIIDCSHEPRDETPRNHCDLNTVIALNEVIGCPQVILTHISHQFDVWMMDHPLPQGVEAGYDGMVLVLD is encoded by the coding sequence ATGAGTCTGACCATCACGTTGACGGGAACGGGTGGCGCCCAGCTGGTGCCGGTCTTTGGCTGCGACTGCGCGGCCTGCCGCCGGGCGCGCCTGCAGGACAACTATCGCCGTCGCCCCTGCAGCGCGGTGGTCAAATTCAACGATGCGGTGACGCTGCTGGACGCGGGCATTCCGCACCTGATGGACGACTGGCCCGCAGGCAGCTTTCAGCAGTTTTTGCTGACCCATTACCATATGGATCACGTTCAGGGTCTCTTCCCCCTGCGCTGGGGCGTTGGCGCGACGATTCCGGTTTACGGTCCGCCGGACGAAGCGGGCTGCGACGACCTGTTTAAGCACCCGGGGATTCTGGATTTTAGCCACACGGTCGAACCGTTTGTGATGTTTGAACTTCAGGGGATGCGGGTCACGCCGCTGCCGCTCAACCATTCAAAACTGACCTTCGGGTATTTGCTGGAGTCGGCCCAAAGCCGCGTGGCCTGGCTTTCCGACACCGCCGGGCTGCCGGAAAAAACGGTGAAGTTCCTGCTCAACAATCAGCCGCAGGCGATGATTATCGACTGCAGCCATGAACCGCGAGACGAGACGCCGCGAAACCATTGCGACTTAAATACCGTGATTGCGTTAAACGAGGTGATTGGCTGCCCGCAGGTGATCCTGACGCACATCAGCCATCAGTTTGACGTTTGGATGATGGATCATCCGCTGCCGCAGGGCGTAGAAGCGGGCTATGACGGGATGGTGCTGGTACTCGACTGA
- the yjdP gene encoding DDRRRQL repeat protein YjdP, producing the protein MKRYSTALLFGLLSLTSQLAHADIVDDAIGNIQQAINDAYNPSSSRSSSDDDRYDRSRQIDSRQYDDRRRQLEDRRRRLDERQRQLDDDRRRLEEDERRLEDDFDRG; encoded by the coding sequence ATGAAACGTTACTCAACTGCTCTGTTATTCGGTCTGCTGTCACTCACCAGCCAGCTGGCTCATGCCGATATTGTCGATGATGCTATTGGCAACATTCAGCAGGCGATCAACGATGCCTATAATCCCAGCAGCAGCCGTAGCAGCAGCGACGACGATCGTTATGACCGCAGCCGTCAAATCGACAGCCGCCAGTACGACGATCGCCGTCGGCAGCTTGAAGACAGACGTCGCCGTCTCGACGAGCGTCAGCGCCAGTTGGATGACGATCGCCGTCGGTTAGAAGAAGATGAGCGCAGGTTAGAGGACGATTTCGATCGAGGTTAA
- a CDS encoding GNAT family N-acetyltransferase, producing the protein MIVMPTTYSPKTVARSFKLVDEFELSGRVLHVIFDRQTPRAAIIEADVETFDGVPRHRVVAALDLQRKTHLGEDIIAVERCWEDTNVIQVEGICVDPAERDKGLATRLYEALVLHCGVTLVSDFEQYEGGKMLWQKIARESDQIAVFVLDTEQGAFWPYDGSKVIYDGGCIPEDRIWSHSPDQKCYGIVLVAENKQRANQLMEDPGHN; encoded by the coding sequence ATGATTGTGATGCCTACAACTTACAGCCCAAAGACCGTAGCAAGGTCTTTCAAGCTCGTTGATGAATTCGAACTCTCCGGGCGAGTGTTACATGTCATTTTTGATAGGCAGACGCCAAGGGCTGCGATTATTGAAGCGGATGTCGAAACCTTCGATGGTGTACCTCGGCATCGGGTTGTTGCTGCCCTGGATTTACAGCGTAAAACGCATTTGGGTGAAGATATCATTGCTGTCGAGCGCTGTTGGGAAGATACCAATGTTATTCAGGTAGAAGGTATATGCGTTGATCCCGCCGAGCGCGACAAGGGATTGGCAACTCGTCTGTATGAAGCCCTGGTATTACATTGCGGCGTGACGCTTGTCAGCGACTTTGAACAATATGAGGGTGGGAAGATGCTCTGGCAGAAAATTGCCCGGGAGTCTGACCAAATCGCTGTATTTGTTCTCGATACCGAGCAGGGAGCATTTTGGCCGTATGATGGTAGCAAGGTTATCTATGACGGAGGGTGTATCCCCGAAGATCGTATCTGGAGCCATTCACCGGATCAAAAATGTTATGGCATTGTACTGGTTGCAGAAAATAAACAGCGTGCGAATCAGCTGATGGAAGATCCTGGGCACAACTGA
- a CDS encoding hybrid sensor histidine kinase/response regulator, producing MPSRPPFFASARGRLLIFNLLVVAVTLMVSGVAVLGFRHASQIQEQVQQQTLDDMTGSMNLARDTANVATAAVRLSQVVGALEYKGEAERLKQTQMALRRSLEQLADAPLAQQEPALVARIIQRSNELQQSVTEMLERGQRRHLERNALLSSLYQSQSYLRHLQDINRRYGSNVPDAQQLMEMDRLIAAAIDTPSPRATVHQLDAVAAALPQNALQPVVKGVLPDFNAELGKLAPLSKQLEESDLAISWYMFHIKALVAILNGDINQYVEQVAQASRLRTAQSHHELQSISVFISIFAVLALIITGCACWYIYRNLASNLTAISRAMSRLAHGEQDVSVPALQRRDELGELARAFNVFARNTASLEHTTRLLKEKTTQMEIDRVERQGLEEALLHSQKMKAVGQLTGGLAHDFNNLLAVIIGSLELTDPESQDAPRITRALKAAERGALLTQRLLAFSRKQSLTPHAVEMLPLLENLRELMRHSLPATLTLEIEAQSPAWPAWIDVSQLENAIINLVMNARDAMEGQSGVIKIRTWNQRVTRSDGRRQDMVALEVIDRGSGMSQEVKSRVFEPFFTTKQTGSGSGLGLSMVYGFVRQSGGRVEIESAPGQGTTVRLHLPRSVLPAAADDEALSATDSVDSERLVLVLEDEADVRQTLCEQLHQLGYLTLEADNGEQALNMLAASPDIGMFISDLMLPGSLSGAEVINHVRNHYPQLPVLLISGQDLRPAHNPQLPDVQLLRKPFTRVQLAQALRKVCL from the coding sequence ATGCCATCACGCCCCCCGTTTTTCGCCAGCGCCCGAGGCCGCCTGCTGATTTTCAATCTGCTGGTGGTCGCCGTTACGCTGATGGTGAGCGGCGTGGCGGTGCTCGGCTTTCGTCACGCCAGTCAAATCCAGGAGCAGGTTCAGCAGCAAACGCTGGATGACATGACCGGCAGCATGAACCTGGCCCGTGATACCGCCAACGTGGCGACGGCGGCGGTGCGGCTTTCGCAGGTGGTGGGGGCGCTGGAGTACAAAGGCGAAGCCGAGCGCCTGAAGCAGACGCAAATGGCGCTGCGCCGCTCGCTGGAGCAGCTTGCGGATGCGCCGCTGGCGCAGCAGGAGCCGGCGCTGGTGGCGCGTATTATTCAACGAAGCAATGAGCTCCAGCAGAGCGTGACGGAGATGCTTGAGCGCGGACAGCGACGCCATCTGGAGCGTAACGCGCTGCTCAGTTCGCTGTATCAAAGCCAGAGCTACCTGCGTCATCTGCAGGACATCAACCGCCGCTATGGCAGCAACGTACCGGATGCGCAGCAGCTGATGGAGATGGACCGGCTGATCGCCGCTGCCATCGACACCCCTTCGCCGCGCGCGACCGTTCATCAACTGGACGCCGTGGCCGCAGCGCTGCCTCAAAATGCCCTACAGCCGGTTGTGAAGGGGGTTCTGCCTGATTTTAATGCCGAGTTAGGCAAGCTCGCCCCGCTGTCGAAGCAGCTGGAAGAGAGCGATCTGGCGATAAGCTGGTATATGTTCCACATCAAGGCGCTGGTGGCGATCCTCAACGGTGACATTAATCAGTACGTCGAGCAGGTGGCGCAGGCCTCCCGGCTTCGCACGGCCCAGAGCCATCACGAGCTGCAGTCCATCAGCGTGTTTATCAGCATCTTCGCCGTCCTGGCGCTGATCATTACCGGGTGCGCCTGCTGGTATATCTACCGCAATCTGGCCTCTAACCTGACGGCCATTTCCCGGGCGATGTCGCGGCTTGCTCACGGCGAACAGGATGTTTCCGTTCCCGCCCTCCAGCGGCGCGATGAGCTGGGCGAGCTGGCGCGCGCGTTTAACGTTTTTGCCCGCAATACCGCCTCGCTTGAGCACACCACGCGCCTGCTGAAAGAGAAAACCACGCAGATGGAGATTGACCGCGTCGAGCGTCAGGGGCTGGAAGAGGCGCTGCTGCACAGCCAGAAGATGAAGGCGGTCGGACAGCTGACCGGCGGGCTGGCGCATGATTTTAACAACCTGCTGGCGGTGATCATCGGCAGCCTTGAGCTCACCGACCCCGAATCACAAGACGCGCCGCGCATTACCCGGGCGCTGAAGGCGGCCGAGCGTGGTGCCTTACTGACGCAGCGCCTGCTGGCGTTTTCCCGCAAGCAATCCCTGACGCCGCATGCGGTAGAGATGCTGCCCCTGCTGGAGAACCTCCGGGAACTGATGCGCCACTCCCTGCCTGCCACCCTGACCCTGGAGATTGAAGCGCAATCCCCGGCCTGGCCCGCGTGGATAGACGTCAGCCAGCTGGAAAACGCCATCATCAACCTGGTGATGAACGCGCGCGATGCGATGGAAGGGCAAAGCGGGGTGATTAAAATTCGGACCTGGAACCAGCGCGTCACCCGCAGCGACGGGCGCAGGCAGGATATGGTGGCGCTGGAGGTCATTGACCGCGGCAGCGGCATGTCGCAGGAGGTGAAATCCCGGGTCTTTGAACCGTTCTTCACCACCAAGCAGACCGGAAGCGGGAGCGGGTTAGGCCTGTCGATGGTCTATGGGTTTGTGCGCCAGTCCGGCGGGCGCGTGGAGATCGAAAGCGCGCCGGGGCAGGGAACGACCGTCCGGCTTCATCTCCCGCGCTCTGTGCTGCCCGCCGCTGCAGATGATGAAGCGCTGTCAGCCACCGACTCCGTCGATAGCGAGCGGCTGGTCCTGGTGCTGGAAGATGAGGCGGATGTCCGTCAGACCCTTTGCGAGCAGCTGCACCAGCTTGGTTACCTGACGCTGGAAGCGGACAACGGCGAGCAGGCGCTGAACATGCTGGCGGCGTCGCCGGATATTGGCATGTTTATCAGCGACCTGATGCTGCCCGGCAGCCTCAGCGGGGCCGAGGTGATTAACCATGTGCGTAATCATTATCCGCAGCTTCCGGTGCTGCTGATTAGCGGCCAGGATTTACGACCCGCGCATAACCCACAGCTGCCGGACGTCCAGCTACTGCGTAAGCCGTTTACGCGGGTGCAGCTGGCGCAGGCGCTGCGGAAAGTCTGTTTATAA
- a CDS encoding sugar ABC transporter ATP-binding protein, translating to MSRTPVLEMRSIAKTFGSFHALKGVDLTVFPGEIHALMGENGAGKSTLMKILAGAYTATSGEILIDGQPFHIKGPKDALTAGITLIYQEMQLAPNLTVAENIFLGSELSRGGMVQRKEMAAQAQAVIDRLGAQFNATDLVMKLTIAEQQQVEIARALHRNSRILVMDEPTAALSSRETHRLFELILRLRDEGMAIIYISHRMAEVYELSDRVSVLRDGQYVGSLTRDKLNASELVRMMVGRPLSDLFNKERDIPLGSPRLNVHHLTDGKKVQPCSLQVRSGEIVGLAGLVGAGRSELAQLIFGVRKATGGMIEVDGEPVVIHSPRAAIENGIGFLTENRKEQGLFLELAAQENITMATLERDATFGMLNRKKAQAISDDAIALLNIRVPHSQVRAGGLSGGNQQKLLISRWVAIGPRILILDEPTRGVDVGAKSEIYRIMNQMARKGVAILMISSELPEVVGMSDRVYVMREGSIAGELHGRDISQENIMTLATGVNDTHHQAVQP from the coding sequence ATGAGCAGAACCCCGGTATTAGAGATGCGCAGCATTGCCAAGACGTTTGGCAGTTTCCACGCGCTCAAGGGTGTGGATTTGACGGTCTTTCCCGGAGAGATCCACGCGCTGATGGGAGAAAACGGCGCGGGAAAAAGCACGCTGATGAAAATCCTCGCGGGAGCCTATACCGCCACCAGCGGCGAGATCCTGATCGACGGTCAGCCGTTTCACATTAAAGGGCCGAAGGATGCGCTGACCGCAGGCATTACCCTGATTTATCAGGAGATGCAGCTCGCGCCCAATCTGACCGTTGCCGAAAATATCTTTCTCGGCAGCGAGCTGTCGCGCGGCGGGATGGTCCAGCGCAAAGAGATGGCCGCTCAGGCGCAGGCGGTGATTGACCGCCTCGGCGCGCAGTTCAATGCCACCGACCTGGTGATGAAGCTGACCATCGCCGAGCAGCAGCAGGTAGAGATCGCCCGCGCGCTGCACCGCAACAGCCGCATTCTGGTGATGGATGAACCCACCGCCGCCCTCTCCTCGCGGGAAACACACCGCCTGTTTGAACTGATTTTGCGCCTGCGCGATGAAGGGATGGCGATTATCTATATCAGCCACCGCATGGCGGAAGTGTATGAACTCTCTGACCGCGTCAGCGTGCTGCGCGACGGGCAGTACGTCGGCAGCCTGACGCGCGACAAGCTGAACGCCTCCGAGCTGGTGCGCATGATGGTGGGCCGCCCGTTAAGCGACCTGTTCAACAAAGAGCGTGATATTCCCCTCGGCAGCCCGCGCCTCAACGTCCACCACCTCACCGACGGTAAAAAAGTGCAGCCGTGCAGTCTGCAGGTACGTTCCGGCGAAATCGTCGGGCTGGCGGGCCTAGTCGGGGCCGGACGCTCCGAGCTAGCGCAGCTCATCTTCGGCGTGCGTAAAGCCACCGGCGGCATGATTGAGGTCGACGGCGAGCCGGTGGTGATCCACTCCCCGCGCGCGGCCATCGAAAACGGCATCGGTTTTCTCACCGAAAACCGCAAGGAGCAGGGGCTGTTTCTGGAGCTGGCGGCGCAGGAGAACATCACCATGGCGACGCTGGAGCGCGACGCCACCTTCGGCATGTTAAACCGCAAAAAAGCGCAGGCCATTTCCGATGACGCTATCGCCCTGCTCAACATCCGCGTACCGCATTCGCAGGTGCGCGCGGGCGGGCTCTCCGGCGGCAATCAGCAAAAGCTGCTGATCTCCCGCTGGGTGGCCATCGGCCCGCGCATTCTGATTCTGGACGAACCCACGCGCGGCGTGGACGTCGGCGCGAAAAGCGAGATCTACCGCATCATGAACCAGATGGCGCGCAAAGGGGTGGCGATTTTGATGATCTCCAGCGAGCTGCCGGAAGTGGTGGGCATGAGCGACCGGGTGTATGTGATGCGGGAAGGCAGCATCGCGGGTGAACTTCACGGGCGCGACATCTCTCAGGAAAACATCATGACGCTGGCAACCGGCGTGAACGACACTCATCATCAGGCGGTGCAACCATGA
- a CDS encoding ABC transporter permease subunit, whose amino-acid sequence MTHSTSPQQVAKSASAKKMLMSDLMQTVGILPILILIVAVFGFIAPNFFTESNLLNITRQASINIVLAAGMTFIILTGGIDLSVGSILGTTAVAAMVVSLIPEFAMLSIPAALMLGMVLGLFNGALVAFAGLPPFIVTLGTYTALRGAAYLLADGTTVINSNISFEWIGNNYLGPIPWLVVIALAVIAICWFILRRTTLGVHIYAVGGNMQAARLTGIKVWLVLLFVYGMSGLLSGLGGVMSASRLYSANGNLGTGYELDAIAAVILGGTSFVGGIGTITGTLVGALIIATLNNGMTLMGVSYFWQLVIKGAVIIIAVLIDKYRTRHHQSA is encoded by the coding sequence ATGACACATTCAACCAGTCCGCAGCAGGTGGCGAAATCCGCCTCCGCCAAAAAAATGCTGATGAGCGATCTGATGCAAACGGTCGGCATTTTGCCGATTCTTATCCTGATTGTGGCGGTATTTGGCTTTATCGCCCCTAACTTTTTCACCGAGAGCAACCTGCTCAACATTACCCGCCAGGCGTCGATCAACATCGTGCTGGCGGCGGGAATGACCTTCATCATTTTAACCGGCGGGATTGACCTCTCCGTCGGCTCGATTCTGGGCACCACGGCGGTAGCGGCGATGGTGGTCTCGCTTATCCCTGAATTTGCGATGCTCTCCATTCCGGCCGCGCTGATGCTCGGCATGGTGCTGGGCCTGTTTAACGGCGCGCTGGTGGCCTTTGCCGGGCTTCCTCCCTTCATCGTGACGCTCGGCACCTATACGGCACTGCGCGGCGCGGCCTACCTGCTGGCGGACGGCACGACGGTCATTAACTCCAACATCAGCTTCGAGTGGATCGGCAATAACTACCTCGGCCCGATTCCGTGGCTGGTGGTGATCGCGCTGGCGGTCATTGCTATCTGCTGGTTCATCCTGCGCCGCACCACGCTCGGCGTACACATCTATGCAGTGGGCGGCAACATGCAGGCGGCGCGACTGACGGGCATTAAGGTCTGGCTGGTGCTGCTGTTTGTCTACGGTATGAGCGGCCTGCTCTCCGGGCTTGGCGGCGTGATGAGCGCCTCGCGCCTCTACAGCGCCAACGGCAACCTCGGCACGGGTTACGAGCTGGATGCGATTGCGGCGGTGATCCTCGGCGGCACCAGCTTCGTCGGCGGGATCGGCACGATCACCGGCACGCTAGTCGGCGCGCTGATCATCGCCACCCTCAACAACGGGATGACGCTGATGGGCGTCTCCTACTTCTGGCAGTTGGTGATCAAAGGGGCGGTGATCATCATAGCGGTGCTGATCGACAAATACCGTACCCGACACCATCAAAGTGCATAA
- a CDS encoding ABC transporter substrate-binding protein: MRLKPLVTALCAGALLAATPFAQAKDLKSIGVTVGDLANPFFVQITKGAELEARKLAGDNVKVTLVSSGYDLGQQVAQIDNFIAAKVDMIILNAADSKGIGPAVKRAKDAGIVVVAVDVAAEGADATITSDNTQAGEMACKYITDRLKGKGNVVIINGPPVSAVQNRVEGCQTEFKKHPDIKVLSDNQNAKGSREGGLEVMTSLLAANPKIDGVFAINDPTAIGADLAAKQAQRNEFFIVGVDGSPDGEEALKRENSLFVATPAQDPQVMAAKAVEIGYDILQGKPAPKAPVLIPVTMIDKKNVGTYKGWTVK; this comes from the coding sequence ATGCGTTTGAAACCGTTAGTGACCGCGCTCTGTGCTGGCGCACTGCTTGCCGCAACACCGTTTGCGCAGGCAAAAGATCTGAAGTCCATCGGCGTGACGGTGGGCGACCTGGCCAACCCGTTCTTCGTGCAGATCACCAAAGGTGCCGAGCTGGAAGCGCGCAAGCTGGCTGGCGATAACGTCAAGGTGACGCTGGTCTCCAGCGGGTACGATCTGGGCCAGCAGGTGGCGCAGATCGACAACTTTATTGCCGCGAAGGTAGACATGATCATCCTCAACGCTGCGGATTCCAAAGGGATCGGCCCGGCGGTGAAGCGCGCGAAGGACGCCGGGATCGTGGTTGTTGCGGTTGACGTGGCGGCGGAAGGGGCTGATGCCACCATCACCTCCGATAACACCCAGGCGGGCGAAATGGCCTGTAAGTACATTACCGACCGCCTGAAAGGCAAAGGCAACGTGGTGATCATCAACGGACCACCGGTCTCTGCGGTGCAAAACCGCGTGGAAGGTTGTCAGACGGAATTCAAAAAACATCCGGATATCAAGGTGCTCTCGGATAACCAAAACGCCAAGGGCAGTCGTGAAGGCGGTCTGGAAGTCATGACCTCCCTGCTGGCGGCCAATCCGAAGATCGACGGCGTGTTTGCGATTAACGATCCGACCGCGATCGGCGCCGATCTGGCCGCGAAGCAGGCGCAGCGCAATGAGTTCTTTATCGTCGGCGTGGATGGTTCTCCGGACGGTGAGGAAGCGCTGAAGCGCGAAAACTCCCTGTTTGTCGCAACCCCGGCGCAAGATCCGCAGGTGATGGCGGCAAAAGCGGTGGAGATCGGCTATGACATTCTACAGGGTAAACCTGCGCCGAAAGCGCCGGTGCTGATCCCGGTGACGATGATCGATAAAAAGAACGTCGGCACGTATAAGGGTTGGACGGTTAAGTAA
- a CDS encoding D-lyxose/D-mannose isomerase: MKRSDINEILGHTRQFFSMHDVHLPPFASFPPTKWQQLDQAAWQEVFDLKLGWDVTAFGGNSFAAEGLTLFTLRNGSPNGVPYEKCYAEKIMHVRDGQVTPMHFHWRKREDIINRGGGNLIVELWNAGAHEETENTDVTVTVDGCRQTHAPGSQLRLAPGESICLTPGLYHSFWGERGFGDVLVGEVSSVNDDEHDNHFLQPVARYNNIEEDEPALLVLCNEYNLFRI, from the coding sequence ATGAAACGCTCCGACATCAATGAAATTCTCGGCCACACGCGACAGTTCTTTTCCATGCACGACGTGCATCTCCCGCCGTTTGCCAGCTTTCCGCCCACAAAATGGCAGCAGCTTGACCAGGCCGCATGGCAGGAGGTATTCGACCTCAAGCTCGGCTGGGACGTGACGGCGTTCGGCGGCAACAGCTTTGCCGCTGAGGGCCTGACGCTGTTTACCCTGCGCAACGGCTCGCCCAACGGCGTGCCTTATGAAAAGTGCTATGCCGAAAAAATTATGCACGTGCGCGACGGCCAGGTGACGCCGATGCATTTTCACTGGCGCAAGCGAGAAGACATCATCAACCGGGGCGGCGGGAACCTGATTGTAGAATTGTGGAATGCCGGTGCACATGAAGAGACGGAAAACACCGACGTGACGGTCACCGTCGACGGCTGCCGTCAGACCCACGCGCCCGGCAGCCAGCTGCGCCTCGCGCCAGGGGAAAGCATCTGCCTGACGCCCGGTCTGTACCACAGCTTCTGGGGCGAACGCGGCTTCGGCGACGTGCTGGTTGGGGAGGTGTCATCGGTAAACGACGACGAGCACGACAACCACTTTTTGCAGCCCGTTGCCCGCTATAACAACATCGAAGAAGACGAACCGGCGCTGCTGGTGCTGTGCAACGAGTACAACCTGTTTCGGATATAA
- a CDS encoding ketose 1,6-bisphosphate aldolase → MPLISLADGLEHARAHRYALGAFNVLDSHFLRALFAAAKQERSPFIINIAEVHFKYVSLDSLVEAVKFEAARHDIPVVLNLDHGLHFEAVVRALRLGFSSVMFDGSTLSYEENIRQTREVVKMCHAVGVSVEAELGAVGGDEGGALYGHADEAFFTDPQLAREFVDKTGIDALAVAIGNAHGKYKGEPKLDFPRLDAIRQQTGLPLVLHGGSGISDADFRRAIELGIHKINFYTGMSQAALAAVEQRMANRQPLYDEFAELLLGIEEAITDTVAEQMRIFGSAGQA, encoded by the coding sequence ATGCCATTGATTTCTCTTGCCGACGGTCTGGAGCACGCCAGGGCGCATCGCTATGCGCTGGGCGCGTTTAACGTGCTCGACTCCCACTTCCTGCGCGCGCTGTTCGCCGCCGCGAAGCAGGAACGCTCGCCGTTTATCATCAACATCGCCGAAGTGCATTTTAAGTACGTGTCGCTGGATTCGCTTGTCGAAGCGGTGAAGTTCGAGGCCGCCCGTCACGATATTCCCGTGGTGCTCAACCTCGACCACGGCCTGCATTTCGAGGCGGTGGTGCGCGCCCTGCGCCTGGGGTTCAGCTCGGTGATGTTCGACGGCTCGACGCTGAGCTACGAGGAAAACATTCGCCAGACGCGGGAGGTGGTGAAGATGTGCCACGCGGTGGGCGTGTCGGTAGAGGCGGAGCTGGGCGCGGTCGGCGGTGATGAAGGCGGCGCGCTTTACGGGCATGCGGACGAAGCGTTCTTTACCGACCCGCAGCTGGCGCGCGAATTTGTCGATAAGACCGGCATCGACGCGCTGGCGGTTGCCATCGGCAACGCGCACGGCAAATACAAGGGCGAGCCGAAACTCGATTTCCCCCGTCTGGACGCCATTCGCCAGCAGACGGGGCTGCCGCTGGTTTTACACGGCGGCTCCGGGATTAGCGATGCCGATTTCCGCCGCGCCATCGAGCTGGGCATTCATAAAATCAACTTCTATACCGGCATGTCGCAGGCCGCGCTTGCCGCCGTTGAGCAGCGCATGGCGAACCGCCAGCCGCTGTACGATGAATTTGCCGAGCTGCTGCTGGGGATAGAAGAGGCGATAACGGATACGGTCGCCGAACAGATGCGCATCTTCGGCAGCGCGGGGCAGGCATAA